The Coffea arabica cultivar ET-39 chromosome 8e, Coffea Arabica ET-39 HiFi, whole genome shotgun sequence genome window below encodes:
- the LOC113704885 gene encoding probable beta-1,4-xylosyltransferase IRX9H yields the protein MASFRRSLSVVPQHGSSADEEEYAVASSLPKSPSLNSDHLPTGGLFLRSFSSLDYALYKLQTLILGLFPKRSSRPLERFKSKGNSWRRALLHFLVCFLIGILIEITPFASPTFSMNLLAKHQPFSLEMLQRVNTIRFYQHDDPKNLASAVERVEINDNDKPKSEDATDERQDGFPVGDHLTDKTLYEDINITFNKLLIIVTPIYSRPFQAYYLNRLAQTLGLIPPPLLWIVVEMTSQSAETAEILRNSGVMHRHLICKETLTGTNDSGMLLRNVGLSHIETHQLDGIIYFADDDNMYTTDLFDQMRHIRRFGTWIVAELVGKNTHAVMEGPICNGSQVMGWHLNERSNKFQKFRSGLSGFAFNSTLLWDPKRWHRRPLQPIRLLDSVKEAPFPVSRFIEQIAEGENEMECLPLACSRAMVWRLDGEFLYSFPHENSTRSSLILHWLNGVLDFAIIKNLIH from the exons ATGGCATCTTTCAGGAGATCATTGTCAGTGGTGCCTCAACATGGAAGTTCAGCAGATGAGGAAGAATATGCAGTAGCATCTTCATTACCTAAATCACCATCGCTGAACTCAGATCACCTGCCAACAGGTGGTTTATTTCTACGTTCTTTCAGTTCATTAGACTATGCACTGTACAAACTTCAAACACTCATTCTTGGCTTATTCCCTAAAAGATCTTCTCGACCCTTAGAAAGGTTCAAATCAAAGGGGAACAGTTGGAGAAGGgctcttctccatttcttggTATGTTTCCTTATTGGCATACTTATTGAGATTACACCATTTGCTTCACCAACTTTTTCCATGAATCTTTTGGCCAAACATCAGCCTTTCTCCTTGGAGATGCTTCAACGAGTCAATACGATTCGGTTTTATCAACATGATGATCCAAAAAATTTGGCATCTGCAGTCGAAAGAGTCGAAATAAATGATAACGATAAACCCAAATCAGAAGACGCTACTGATGAACGACAAGACGGATTTCCTGTTGGTGATCATCTAACTGATAAAACACTTTATGAAGATATAAACATCACATTCAATAAGCTTTTGATTATTGTGACCCCAATATATTCTAGGCCATTTCAAGCTTATTATTTAAATCGTTTGGCCCAAACATTGGGATTGATTCCGCCTCCTTTGTTGTGGATAGTTGTGGAGATGACATCTCAATCTGCTGAAACAGCTGAAATTTTAAGGAATTCTGGTGTTATGCATAGGCATCTAATATGCAAAGAGACTTTAACTGGCACAAATGATAGTGGCATGCTCCTCAGAAATGTAGGTCTTTCTCACATTGAGACACACCAGCTTGATGGTATCATTTATTTTGCTGATGATGACAACATGTACACCACTGATCTCTTTGACCAAATGAGACATATCAG GCGGTTTGGTACGTGGATAGTAGCTGAACTAGTGGGAAAAAATACGCATGCTGTTATGGAGGGTCCAATTTGTAATGGCTCTCAGGTTATGGGATGGCATTTGAATGAAAGGTCAAATAAGTTTCAAAAATTCCGCTCAGGATTATCAGGGTTTGCCTTCAATAGTACCTTACTTTGGGATCCAAAGAGATGGCATCGCCGCCCACTTCAACCAATCAGGCTGCTTGATTCAGTCAAAGAAGCACCATTCCCG GTTAGCAGGTTCATCGAACAAATTGCGGAGGGCGAGAACGAAATGGAATGTTTACCACTAGCTTGCTCGAGGGCAATGGTTTGGCGCCTTGATGGGGAATTTTTGTATTCTTTTCCTCATGAAAATTCTACAAGAAGTAGCTTAATTCTGCATTGGCTGAACGGGGTATTAGATTTTGCCATCATAAAGAACTTGATTCATTAA